From bacterium, the proteins below share one genomic window:
- a CDS encoding sulfatase-like hydrolase/transferase, which yields MKGTTRRHFMESVAGIGAGASLLGNTVSAQEKRPEFTGPLTKEKLPESVRVTKPNGLNIIVIISDTFRWDYLRCNGNTRIQTPNLDALAEEGVYFNNCYADGLPTIPARRVMHTGRSILPDKNKWRPLESTDITFAEILGKADFTTGFIVDTYHYFKPDLNFHRSFGSWQWIRGQESDPYKSGPRKSVNPEDYTPKHLLNDYYRERIIQYILNTQERTGEEDYFCARSCSAAAQWLGENKDNDGPFMLFIDMFDPHEPWDAPPRFKKMYRTTYPFERYIFGYGVTMEDIRPDDIPILIDLYSAEVTFSDYCIGRLINEVKRLGLWDNTIIAFSTDHGTHLGEQGCVQKQAKLLNSCIGRVPLIIRHPDKSTRGKRIDALTSHKDFVPTFLNLLGVDCNVLFDGANMWDLVTGSTKKLRDYAVTGYGNFGSIHTDRWHYFQNIWGDDPGLGPQLYDIVRDHGEQTNVISQHQDVVQDLKKKLEESFVEKKG from the coding sequence ATGAAAGGCACAACACGAAGACATTTTATGGAGTCTGTTGCCGGAATCGGCGCGGGAGCTTCATTGTTGGGAAACACTGTTTCGGCGCAGGAAAAACGACCGGAATTCACAGGGCCGCTCACTAAAGAAAAACTCCCCGAATCGGTGCGTGTGACAAAACCGAACGGCCTCAACATCATCGTAATCATTTCAGACACATTCCGGTGGGACTACCTCCGCTGTAACGGCAACACGCGGATTCAGACCCCGAACCTCGATGCGCTCGCGGAGGAAGGCGTATATTTCAACAACTGCTATGCAGACGGCCTTCCCACAATTCCGGCGCGGCGTGTCATGCATACCGGGAGAAGCATACTCCCCGACAAGAACAAATGGCGTCCGCTCGAAAGCACCGATATAACCTTTGCGGAAATTCTTGGAAAAGCCGATTTCACAACCGGATTCATTGTAGACACCTACCACTATTTTAAACCCGACCTGAATTTTCACCGCAGTTTCGGCAGCTGGCAATGGATACGGGGACAGGAATCCGATCCCTATAAGAGCGGGCCCCGGAAATCGGTAAATCCTGAAGATTACACTCCCAAGCATCTTCTCAACGATTATTACCGTGAGCGTATCATCCAGTACATTCTCAATACACAGGAGCGTACGGGCGAGGAGGATTACTTCTGCGCCCGGTCATGCAGCGCCGCCGCTCAGTGGCTCGGCGAAAACAAGGACAACGACGGTCCCTTCATGCTCTTCATCGACATGTTCGATCCCCATGAGCCATGGGATGCTCCCCCGCGGTTCAAAAAGATGTACCGGACAACATATCCCTTTGAACGGTATATATTCGGCTATGGGGTCACCATGGAAGATATCCGCCCGGATGACATTCCCATCCTGATCGATCTCTACTCGGCGGAGGTCACCTTCAGCGATTACTGCATCGGCCGTCTCATCAACGAGGTCAAGCGTCTGGGACTGTGGGACAATACCATCATCGCCTTCAGCACCGACCACGGCACCCATCTCGGCGAGCAGGGCTGTGTCCAGAAACAGGCGAAGCTCCTCAACTCCTGCATCGGTCGTGTACCGCTCATCATCAGGCATCCCGATAAAAGCACCCGGGGGAAACGTATCGATGCGCTCACGAGCCACAAGGATTTCGTTCCGACTTTCCTCAACCTGCTCGGAGTCGACTGCAATGTGCTCTTCGACGGCGCCAATATGTGGGACCTCGTGACCGGCTCAACCAAAAAGCTCCGCGATTACGCAGTCACCGGTTATGGCAATTTCGGATCCATTCATACCGACCGGTGGCACTATTTCCAGAACATCTGGGGTGACGATCCCGGACTCGGACCGCAGCTCTACGACATTGTCAGGGACCACGGCGAACAGACCAATGTCATCAGCCAGCATCAGGATGTTGTACAGGATTTGAAAAAGAAACTGGAGGAATCGTTCGTGGAGAAGAAAGGGTGA
- a CDS encoding flagellar biosynthesis anti-sigma factor FlgM — translation MNIPDTGNTPETSRANPAYGNTNRDQAERIQDKEPEKNVPAGQRQDEYVQLTAPVQRSALYDVSDVRRGRISSLKKQIMEKQYTPSGEVIAEKIVDVILPPGIKNLRIFRKE, via the coding sequence ATGAATATACCTGACACGGGAAATACTCCTGAAACCTCACGGGCCAATCCTGCATATGGTAACACAAATCGGGACCAGGCTGAGAGGATTCAGGATAAAGAACCTGAAAAAAATGTTCCTGCCGGACAACGGCAGGATGAATATGTACAGTTGACAGCTCCTGTCCAGCGGAGCGCACTGTATGATGTTTCTGATGTCAGGCGGGGGAGAATCAGTTCTCTCAAAAAACAGATCATGGAAAAACAATATACTCCCAGCGGTGAGGTAATTGCAGAGAAAATCGTCGACGTTATTTTACCTCCGGGCATTAAAAATCTCAGGATTTTCCGAAAGGAATAA
- a CDS encoding phospholipase D-like domain-containing protein produces MKIAWIIIHFLPTLGFILALLLMVRLIKEQRSPSSTLAWLLAIFLVPYIGVPLYVLIGGRKMKRMAARKENLSAPECPATETVIEPGREKTDKTDALLPVRKSNRVTWLETGEDVYRYLIDSIENARKSIHITTFILGRDDTGESIIRTLTRKAEEGIEVCLLLDALGSFHITDHHLSDFKAAGGKYAFFMPMIHLPFRGRANLRNHRKMALIDHTTAITGGMNLAHEYMGPSPDPGRWRDISLAVEGPVVQDFYTVFQSDWKFAAKEDLPLFPDNPVCGEVTGGVSLQLVPSGPDVDGDPLYDTIITHMFTAQKRIWIVTPYFIPDEILVKALSVAARRGVDVRVVVPKTSNHLLADLVREGYLRQIQASGTTVFKFVPVMMHGKLVIIDDSLGIIGSANMDLRSFFLNYEIALFIYSEDIVRLLDSWAHGLMKESETGVKGPKGITGVFEGFARLLAPLL; encoded by the coding sequence ATGAAAATTGCCTGGATTATCATCCATTTTCTTCCGACACTGGGTTTTATTCTTGCCCTCTTACTGATGGTCCGGCTCATTAAAGAACAGCGTTCACCATCAAGTACCCTGGCATGGCTGCTTGCGATATTTCTTGTTCCATACATCGGTGTTCCGCTTTATGTTCTCATCGGCGGCCGTAAAATGAAGAGAATGGCTGCAAGAAAAGAAAATCTTTCGGCTCCGGAATGCCCAGCGACGGAAACAGTCATCGAACCAGGCCGTGAAAAAACCGATAAAACCGATGCCCTTCTCCCGGTCAGGAAAAGTAACCGTGTAACATGGCTGGAAACAGGAGAGGATGTTTACCGGTATCTTATCGATTCAATCGAAAACGCACGAAAAAGCATTCATATTACAACATTTATCCTCGGCAGGGACGATACCGGCGAGTCCATTATCCGTACGCTGACCCGTAAAGCAGAAGAAGGCATCGAGGTATGTCTTCTCCTCGACGCGCTCGGGTCATTTCACATCACCGATCATCATCTGTCCGATTTTAAAGCCGCGGGCGGCAAATATGCTTTTTTCATGCCGATGATTCACCTCCCCTTCCGTGGAAGGGCCAATCTGCGCAACCACAGAAAAATGGCGCTGATCGATCATACGACCGCAATCACCGGCGGCATGAACCTCGCCCACGAATATATGGGACCCTCACCCGACCCTGGCCGGTGGCGCGATATATCCCTTGCCGTAGAAGGTCCGGTTGTTCAGGACTTTTATACAGTATTTCAATCGGACTGGAAATTTGCCGCAAAAGAAGACTTGCCTCTTTTTCCAGATAACCCTGTCTGCGGAGAAGTTACCGGCGGCGTATCCCTTCAACTCGTGCCAAGCGGTCCGGATGTCGACGGGGATCCTCTCTATGACACGATCATCACCCATATGTTCACCGCACAGAAGCGGATATGGATCGTAACTCCATACTTCATCCCCGATGAAATACTGGTCAAGGCCCTCAGTGTGGCGGCCAGACGGGGCGTCGATGTCCGCGTGGTCGTTCCCAAGACATCCAATCACCTTCTCGCCGACCTTGTCCGGGAAGGCTACCTGCGTCAGATACAGGCGTCGGGAACGACGGTGTTCAAGTTCGTTCCGGTCATGATGCACGGCAAGCTCGTCATAATAGACGATTCGCTCGGGATAATCGGTTCTGCCAATATGGATTTGAGGAGCTTTTTTCTCAACTACGAAATTGCGCTTTTCATCTATTCGGAGGACATTGTCAGACTGCTTGATTCATGGGCACATGGCCTGATGAAAGAGAGTGAAACCGGTGTAAAAGGCCCAAAAGGCATCACAGGAGTATTCGAGGGATTCGCCCGGCTGCTTGCGCCGCTTTTATAA
- a CDS encoding DsrE family protein has translation MTQPSKLVVVWTSGDRDVALKTAFMYTYNAKKNKWWDEVKLVVWGPSSKLLSDDQELQDYIKKMKDEGVILEACKACSDMYGVSDKLSSLGIDVKYMGKPLTEMLKSGWVSLTF, from the coding sequence ATGACCCAACCGTCAAAACTCGTCGTGGTGTGGACCAGCGGCGACCGTGATGTGGCGTTGAAAACGGCGTTCATGTATACCTACAACGCCAAGAAGAACAAATGGTGGGATGAAGTCAAGCTCGTAGTCTGGGGGCCTTCGTCAAAACTGCTTTCGGATGATCAGGAACTTCAGGATTATATCAAGAAGATGAAAGACGAGGGAGTCATACTCGAAGCATGTAAAGCCTGTTCCGACATGTATGGCGTCTCGGATAAACTGAGTTCCCTCGGAATCGATGTGAAATATATGGGCAAGCCGCTCACCGAAATGCTCAAATCCGGCTGGGTATCATTGACGTTTTAA
- a CDS encoding dihydrodipicolinate synthase family protein: protein MKEKPIISGVLPVVQMPYREDETIDYDVLAREIDFLFETGSDGIVLALASELLRLTHDERLELTRKLPKMVNGRGTVTISVGSESSLQAARYAEAAEKAGANAVMAIPPLSVRLSASEKFDYYRTIYNAIGIPLVVQDASGYMGGESMSAELQARFRTEMGPRIYFKPEGQPVGPTITQLQKILRREGIIFEGSGGYLIIDSYRRGIDGTMPGSDLIRGIVEIWRALGRGDDDRAYEVYFPMAAIVLLQTPSLDAFLTIEKYLLVKQGIFRNRKVRKPSAYDLDTDTAAEVDRLFARLEAVLNR from the coding sequence ATGAAAGAAAAGCCCATTATATCAGGTGTTCTCCCGGTTGTCCAGATGCCGTACCGGGAAGACGAAACCATCGATTATGATGTCCTTGCCCGTGAGATCGACTTCCTGTTTGAGACCGGGTCGGATGGCATCGTGCTGGCGCTCGCTTCCGAACTGCTCCGTCTGACCCATGATGAGCGTCTCGAACTCACGCGGAAGCTGCCCAAGATGGTGAACGGACGCGGGACGGTGACGATTTCGGTCGGTTCGGAAAGCTCTCTCCAGGCAGCACGGTATGCCGAGGCCGCTGAAAAGGCTGGCGCGAACGCAGTGATGGCAATACCGCCCCTCTCTGTCAGGTTATCGGCATCAGAGAAGTTCGACTATTACCGAACAATTTATAATGCAATCGGCATTCCTCTCGTCGTTCAGGATGCGAGCGGTTACATGGGAGGCGAATCCATGTCGGCAGAGCTTCAGGCGCGGTTCAGAACCGAAATGGGGCCGCGAATCTATTTCAAACCCGAAGGCCAGCCCGTAGGACCGACCATCACGCAGCTTCAGAAGATACTCCGCCGGGAAGGCATTATTTTCGAAGGAAGCGGCGGGTACCTCATCATCGATTCATACCGCCGCGGTATCGATGGAACCATGCCTGGCTCAGACCTTATCCGGGGCATCGTCGAGATATGGAGAGCCCTCGGGCGCGGCGACGATGACCGTGCATACGAGGTCTACTTCCCCATGGCGGCGATTGTTCTCCTTCAGACCCCCTCACTCGATGCATTTCTTACCATCGAAAAATACCTTCTCGTCAAGCAGGGCATTTTCCGGAACCGTAAGGTTCGGAAGCCCTCAGCCTATGATCTCGACACCGATACAGCAGCCGAGGTGGACCGTCTCTTTGCACGGCTTGAGGCTGTCCTGAACCGGTAG
- a CDS encoding A/G-specific adenine glycosylase has product MTGIKKLTPKKIHEFRDNIYHNYSLSPRIFPWRETTEPYHIVVSEFMLQQTQVERVITKYISFTEMFPDFTALAEASLLDVLRAWQGLGYNRRAQSLRETAIRVKRDYYGILPSEPEILETFPGIGRYTAGAIAAFAFDRPVVFIETNIRSVFIHSFFADCAGIKDSDIIPLIEITLDRENPRRWYYALMDYGAELKKTYKNPARKSAHYQKQSSFIGSNRQIRGAIIRSLTANSVLPAHELISGLGFEDERTMRILRLLEKEGLVKMENGEVFIMGARSGSGAVIKNRE; this is encoded by the coding sequence ATGACCGGTATTAAAAAACTCACGCCCAAAAAAATCCATGAGTTTCGTGACAATATTTACCATAATTATTCCCTCAGTCCCCGTATTTTCCCCTGGCGTGAAACCACAGAACCATACCATATCGTTGTTTCGGAATTTATGCTCCAGCAGACCCAGGTCGAACGGGTCATAACAAAATACATTTCATTTACAGAGATGTTTCCGGATTTTACCGCTCTGGCAGAGGCTTCCCTGCTCGATGTACTGCGAGCCTGGCAGGGGCTCGGTTACAACCGGCGCGCTCAGTCGCTCCGTGAAACGGCAATACGGGTCAAACGAGATTATTACGGGATACTCCCATCGGAACCTGAAATATTGGAGACGTTTCCGGGTATCGGCAGGTACACCGCCGGGGCGATTGCCGCATTCGCATTCGACAGGCCGGTCGTTTTTATCGAAACAAACATACGAAGTGTTTTCATTCACAGTTTCTTCGCCGATTGTGCCGGAATAAAAGACAGTGATATTATCCCGCTTATCGAAATAACCCTCGACCGTGAAAATCCCCGCAGGTGGTATTATGCGCTCATGGATTACGGCGCTGAGCTGAAAAAAACGTACAAAAATCCGGCGCGAAAAAGCGCCCACTACCAGAAACAGAGCTCCTTCATCGGCTCAAACCGTCAGATCAGGGGAGCCATCATTCGTTCGCTTACGGCCAATTCTGTTCTACCGGCGCATGAACTCATTTCGGGGCTCGGTTTTGAAGATGAGAGAACAATGCGGATTCTCCGTCTTCTTGAAAAGGAAGGGCTTGTTAAGATGGAAAACGGTGAGGTTTTCATCATGGGAGCTCGGTCCGGCTCCGGTGCGGTTATTAAAAATCGTGAATAG
- a CDS encoding formylglycine-generating enzyme family protein: MSYNHTPSRRRFLETGLSVAFAGKYLTSCSVERYCKRDSVLSGLGFRMVTIRGGTYRAGDIGDRGLDREEPVHTVTVDGFEMSAYEVTVGQFRKFVEETGYQTEAERGDQAWVVSGGEWVQKQDANWKNPYLPQTDNHPVVCVSWNDAMEFCTWLSKKAGQKIGLPTEAEWEYACRAGTKTRYYTGDSEDDLDRAGWYWRNSGDSHLPGDYNLVKLNENKCGTHPVGMKLPNAWGLYDMTGNVWEWCMDRVDKDYYTSRPSENRVFRGGGWYEQAVYLRTAYRHWRRPSHSYWGLGFRIVRRP; encoded by the coding sequence ATGTCATATAATCACACCCCATCGAGACGCCGCTTTCTGGAAACCGGATTATCGGTGGCGTTCGCAGGGAAGTATCTGACTTCCTGTTCAGTGGAACGTTATTGTAAAAGGGATTCCGTTCTCTCCGGCCTTGGATTCCGGATGGTGACAATCCGGGGCGGGACGTATCGCGCAGGAGACATCGGAGACAGGGGCCTTGATAGAGAAGAACCGGTTCATACGGTGACCGTGGACGGATTTGAGATGAGCGCTTATGAGGTGACCGTGGGGCAGTTTCGGAAATTTGTTGAAGAAACCGGCTACCAGACCGAAGCGGAACGGGGAGATCAAGCCTGGGTTGTGTCTGGAGGGGAATGGGTGCAAAAACAGGATGCGAACTGGAAAAATCCCTATCTGCCCCAGACCGATAACCATCCGGTGGTGTGTGTGAGCTGGAATGACGCAATGGAATTTTGCACATGGCTGAGTAAAAAAGCAGGTCAGAAAATCGGGCTGCCGACGGAAGCCGAATGGGAGTATGCCTGCCGGGCGGGAACGAAAACCAGGTACTATACCGGCGACAGTGAGGACGATCTGGATCGGGCGGGCTGGTATTGGAGAAACAGCGGGGACAGCCATTTGCCCGGCGACTATAATCTGGTAAAACTGAATGAGAATAAATGCGGTACACACCCGGTGGGAATGAAACTGCCGAATGCCTGGGGCTTGTACGATATGACCGGGAACGTGTGGGAATGGTGTATGGATCGGGTTGACAAGGATTACTATACATCGAGACCTTCCGAGAACCGTGTCTTTCGCGGTGGCGGATGGTACGAGCAGGCCGTGTATCTCCGAACTGCTTACCGCCACTGGCGCAGACCGTCGCACTCATACTGGGGCCTGGGTTTCCGGATAGTCAGGAGGCCGTAA
- a CDS encoding endonuclease/exonuclease/phosphatase family protein, protein MENTVDDQPLRLLTINTHKGFSSLNKRFTLHRLRDAIRSTGADIVFLQEVIGENVEKAKKHDDWPEFPHYRFLAESIWSNYAYGKNSHYPEGHHGNALLSKYPIVHSEKIDISTNRFEQRGFLHCVLDIPRYPHHVHCICVHLGLTARSRKKQTNMIKTYTAEKIGNGAPLIIAGDFNDWRGKINGDFSKSLHLNEVVVETRGKAARTFPAWMPLIRLDRIYLREFTPVSSEIHHKGIWSRLSDHAALFTEVIPSHMSIPER, encoded by the coding sequence TTGGAAAATACAGTGGACGATCAACCGTTACGATTGCTGACCATCAATACCCATAAAGGCTTTTCCAGCCTTAACAAGCGATTCACACTGCACAGACTGCGCGATGCGATACGCTCGACCGGAGCGGATATAGTTTTCCTCCAGGAGGTAATCGGAGAAAACGTTGAAAAAGCAAAAAAACATGACGACTGGCCCGAGTTCCCCCATTATCGCTTTCTTGCCGAATCGATCTGGTCCAACTATGCCTACGGAAAGAATTCGCACTATCCCGAGGGTCATCATGGCAATGCCCTGCTCTCGAAATATCCCATCGTACATTCCGAAAAGATCGATATTTCGACAAACCGTTTTGAACAGCGCGGTTTCCTTCACTGCGTTCTCGATATCCCCCGTTATCCCCATCATGTGCACTGCATCTGCGTACATCTCGGTCTCACGGCCAGATCCAGAAAAAAACAGACAAACATGATAAAAACCTATACCGCAGAAAAAATCGGAAACGGAGCTCCGCTCATTATTGCCGGAGATTTCAATGACTGGAGAGGAAAAATCAACGGTGATTTTTCAAAATCCCTCCATCTGAACGAGGTTGTTGTGGAAACCCGCGGTAAAGCCGCACGAACCTTTCCCGCATGGATGCCTCTTATTCGTCTCGACCGTATATACTTACGGGAATTCACTCCAGTCAGCTCAGAAATCCATCATAAAGGAATCTGGTCGCGATTATCCGATCATGCGGCGCTCTTCACCGAGGTCATTCCGAGCCATATGTCCATACCGGAACGATAA
- a CDS encoding Sb-PDE family phosphodiesterase: protein MKIRYAGRSIVYMLTWFVLFMTGITNVIPAQTGVRKEIGIPDIRGYITMKCDFHTHTVFSDGVVWPSARVEEVWREGIDVLSITDHIEYLPHKNDVIPNFNRPYELAQPSAERLIVMLIKGAEITRSLPPGHYNALFLNDVNPVNAEVFLDAVKAAADQDAFIFYNHPGWRQPDGKAVWYPETGELYEKGWLHGVEVVNGKDYYPLAHAWCLEKKLTMLGNSDVHDPITFDYDFQNGEHRPITLVFVKEKTEKGLKEALFARRTAVYWNNIIIGEGKFLKPIFDESVEIINPEVSITGSGGVSVQIRNTSDIKYDLTADGESDSISFPKNITLYPHRTVLLPIQAKQAELSGRKKINIPFRVTNLLIAPDTGLSVQLMVRITFIPAVKP, encoded by the coding sequence ATGAAAATCCGTTACGCAGGCAGAAGTATCGTATATATGCTGACATGGTTCGTTCTTTTTATGACAGGCATCACGAATGTAATCCCGGCTCAGACGGGAGTGCGGAAGGAAATTGGTATCCCGGATATCCGGGGATACATTACGATGAAATGCGACTTTCATACACATACCGTTTTCTCCGACGGGGTTGTATGGCCTTCTGCGCGAGTAGAGGAGGTCTGGCGGGAAGGTATCGATGTGCTTTCGATTACCGATCATATCGAATATCTGCCTCATAAAAATGATGTCATCCCCAACTTTAACAGGCCATACGAACTGGCACAGCCGTCTGCGGAGCGATTGATCGTCATGTTGATAAAAGGGGCCGAAATCACACGATCGCTGCCGCCAGGCCATTACAATGCACTCTTTCTGAACGATGTCAATCCTGTCAACGCCGAAGTTTTCCTCGATGCTGTGAAGGCCGCGGCCGATCAGGATGCGTTCATATTCTATAATCATCCCGGATGGCGGCAGCCGGATGGTAAAGCAGTGTGGTATCCCGAAACGGGTGAATTATATGAAAAAGGCTGGCTGCACGGTGTCGAGGTTGTTAACGGAAAGGATTACTATCCGCTCGCCCATGCATGGTGTCTCGAAAAGAAACTGACGATGCTCGGTAATTCCGATGTTCATGATCCGATAACCTTCGACTATGATTTCCAAAATGGCGAACACAGACCGATAACGCTGGTATTCGTGAAAGAAAAGACCGAAAAGGGTCTCAAGGAAGCGCTTTTTGCCCGGCGTACGGCGGTGTACTGGAACAATATTATAATCGGCGAGGGAAAATTTCTCAAACCGATCTTCGATGAATCTGTCGAAATTATCAATCCTGAAGTATCTATTACGGGTTCTGGCGGAGTATCCGTTCAAATCCGGAATACATCCGACATTAAATATGATTTGACTGCTGATGGGGAATCTGACTCGATATCCTTTCCGAAAAACATCACCCTTTATCCGCACAGGACAGTATTACTGCCAATTCAGGCTAAACAGGCAGAGTTATCGGGCAGGAAAAAAATAAACATTCCCTTTCGGGTGACCAATCTCCTGATTGCTCCTGATACGGGCCTTTCAGTGCAGTTAATGGTCAGGATCACGTTTATTCCCGCGGTAAAACCCTGA
- a CDS encoding sigma-70 family RNA polymerase sigma factor, with product MEDFRQLLTKYQNRVYNQAYRMLGNAEDAEETTQDIFMKVYRSMEDFRGESAVSTWIYRITSNECISRLRKKQLDTTSLDEPFESGECKSLADIIPDEGGDPETLLQSREAAESIRAEVRSLPANWAMAISLYHFDDLSYDEIAKIMDIPTATVATYISRGRKQLAQKLLHVMDR from the coding sequence ATGGAAGATTTCCGGCAGCTCCTGACAAAGTATCAAAACAGGGTTTACAACCAGGCCTATAGAATGCTCGGTAACGCTGAGGATGCTGAAGAAACGACGCAGGATATATTTATGAAGGTATACAGATCGATGGAAGATTTTCGCGGAGAGAGTGCGGTGTCAACCTGGATATACAGGATTACTTCAAACGAATGTATCAGCCGCCTGAGGAAAAAGCAGCTCGATACGACAAGCCTCGATGAACCGTTTGAGTCCGGTGAATGCAAGTCGCTGGCCGATATCATACCCGATGAAGGCGGAGATCCTGAAACTCTTCTCCAGTCGCGTGAAGCGGCGGAATCGATCCGGGCCGAGGTACGGTCTCTTCCGGCAAACTGGGCAATGGCAATCAGCCTCTATCACTTTGATGATCTGTCGTACGATGAGATTGCGAAAATAATGGATATTCCGACAGCGACCGTTGCCACATATATATCGAGAGGTCGTAAACAGTTAGCGCAAAAACTGCTTCACGTTATGGATAGATGA